The genomic region aaaaaaaaaaaaaagtacatcaaTCAAAAGCAAGCATTATATACAGTTACTTCCCTGGTCTGAATCTCATAACCAATTCTATATTTTTGTAGATCAGTGTAAAAATTCTTTTTATTGCTATTTTGACTTCTTTATTCCTTAGACTATAAATGATTGGGTTCATTAATGGAGTAAACGTCGTATATACCAGAGAAAACATCTTGTCTTTGTCCGCAGAGTTCCAGCTTTTAGGGCCAGCATAAACAGTAAATGCAGTGACATATATTAATACCACCACCGTGATATGAGAAGAACAGGTGGAGAAGGCCCTGATTCTTCCTTTGTTCGTCCTCATCCTCACAATagaatatataatattaatatacataatgatgataaatataaaattaaacaTGGTAGCAAAGCCGATAACTAAGCCATTAATTTTAGTATTAAGAGAGGTATCTACACAGGCCAAGTTCAACAGGGGCGCAAGGTCACAGAAGTAGTGATCGATGTACCGTAGGCCACAGAATGGCACTCTTATGGTAAAACTGAGTGGTAAAGTTGCAGCTGTGAACCCATAGGTCCAACATAACACAGCAAGATGTCTACACACTTTATCACTCATGATGCTGGTATATCTGAGGGGGTGACATATAGCCATATATCGATCCAAGGACATCACAGCCAACAAACCACATTCAGTCATACCAAGTCCATGGAACATGTACAACTGAACAAAGCACCAATGGAAGGAAATGGTTTTGTCATTGGTCACAAGAATAGCCAAAAGCTTTGGTATTGTAGTTGATATGTACCAGATCTCCAGTAAGGACAGGTTGGTAATGAAGAAATACATTGGAGTATGAAGGTTCAGACTAAGACGTACCACCAAAATAATAATCATGTTACCAAAGAGAGTGAGTAGATAggtaaagagaaaaataaaaaatagaccaATGCTATAGTTCTCAAGGTTCGCAAATCCCTGGAGATGAAAGTCAGAATTGTTGGTCTGGTTCTCCAAATTTAGAAATAGCCTTGAGCCCTGGATGTTTTGACTAAATGGTTGAGTGAACCTGTAGGAACAAGAAAAACATGAAGTTTAAGCCATTTATAACCATAGTCATTTGAGTAGACCATAACTTTCAGATGGCACCAATCTAGGACCTGATGTCTACATACTGAGTCCGttcactaagagtggagtggagttttcttcatGCGGTTTTGTTTTCGAcaggtatttactattgtatgtTGTATTTGGcaattttccctacattttgcttttttgacACCTACTCTGAGCTGTCAGTTttttcagagctcaaatccaccacatattATGTGGACAAATGTttaaatttgtaggtttctttagaaaatgtagttttttttagacacgccccttttccctgatggccatgcccctttgtaGGGTTAGTAGGATTCTTTGGATTATTTGTCGGAAATTCTGGAACACAATACATGTGacacggaaaaaaaaactacaaaatctactcaggaaagccttagtaaatgaagcCCAATGTGTctgaccttttatttatttttttgtgtgtaataaACCCCTCATCATTGAAATTTCAACACCAAAAAGGAGGCTCTGTAAAGTTATGGCAATCGCAGAAGTAGCAGGTGTCACTAAGATTGGAATATGATAACATTTTCAAGTAACTATTTCCAATCTGTGGTATGTGAGAGGGGTATAAAAGAAAAATCGAAAGCTCATTTTCAGCCACATGAAATCCCAACATTCAGATCAAGTAAGTACATTATGATTGTGTGATGCCTCCTGTTGGTTGCCAGGCCAGTTATCACCAGATATACAGACTGACTGGGAAAGAAtctttagggtagagtcacacgtaaATATCcgctgcatattttatgctgatCCGCAGGTGACCCAACCCATAGTTTGCCTCCGGCTGTTCGACCTAAGCAggctccctgtgtgtctgctcggagtGGTGTATTGCCGTTGCGAGAAGGCCGGGGGGCAGTGGGGGATTCGGGTTaggtccaacagctggaggcactctataggtcgggtcaccggcagatCCGCATTGTAAAATATGCtatggatccgttacgtgtgaccctacccttaaactgAGAGATTGTGGTTTATCACTCCAGTAAATGTCTCCACGTGTAGGCTGAAATGTCAGCACTGTTTAAGATTCTGTGTTCCAATGGTGGGGAGATCAATGACAAAATATAATGACAGTAAAAGGTGCACAGAGGTTAACCTCTTAACCACTAAGAAAAAGGGGAAACACAATACAGCGTACACCCAATATGTATATATCAAAGTTTATtacaaattacaaaattacatagCAGACAAAgacattaaaaacattaaaagggCCACTACACACACAGGGTTATACTGTTATTTGCAGGTGCCCTGGGAGGGATGTTTTTGGGACCCCTCCCAGGGCACCTGAAAATAACAGTATAACCTTATGCCAATAAACCAACCTGTACTATAAGAGAGTCCACATACAGCATAATAATCCTGGCTCCAATCAATAATACAACCTGCATCCAGGTATCAAGATAGCCAAGGTACAGGTAGGCAAAGACGACAGATGGAGGAGTGTCTCAGGCAGATGCCCCCCTAGGCCCTGCACAGACAGATTGTCAAGTTGGAAGAATGTTGTTTACTGATGCATTCAGTACCCTGAATGAAATTGAACGACACATACAAAGCATAGTGCATTGTACAGTGTCTACATAAACCATCAGAAGGAGCTTGCATGACATTGGGCTACATTCCAGATAACCAGCTACAGATGTTCTATTGACCTCCCACCACTAATTTCAAATACTATTTTTGTGCGCAGCAAGGCTTGCCATGGAGTCCCGCTTTTGTCTCAAATGCAGTGATAGCTGAATATTACTCTGGAGACCACATGAGCAACACCAAGAAAAATCCAAATTctgaggataggtcatcaataccTTTTGCCTGGAAGACCATTCAAAGGAACTCTCATATTCAAGAAAATAAGGGTCAGAACCTGttggtattgtcacgatgccggctggcaggaggtggatcctctgtgccagagagggattggcgtggaccgtgctagtggaccggttctaagtcactactggtattcaccagagcccgccgcaaagcgggatggtcttgctgcggcggtagtgaccaggtcgtatccactagcaacggctcaacctctctgactgctgaagataggcgcggtacaagggagtagacagaagcaaggtcggacgtagcagaaggtcggggcaggcagcaaggatcgtagtcaggggcaacggcaggaggtctggaacacaggctaggaacacacaagggaatgctttcactggcacaatggcaacaagatccggcgagggagtgcaggggaagtgaggtatacatagggagtgcacaggtgaacacactgattagaaccactgcgccaatcagcggcgcagtggccctttaaatcgcagagacccggcgcgcgcgcgccctagggagcggggccgcgcgcgccgggacaggaccgacggagagcgagtcaggtacgggagccggggtgcgcatcgcgagcgggcgccacccgcatcgcgaatcgcatcccggctggaggcggtatcgcagcgcacccggtcagtggatctgaccggggcgctgtgggagcgagagtgtagagagcgctccggggaggagcgggaacccggagcgctcggcgtaacaggtattaCCTAGATTTCTATGGATTTCTATTTCTTCAGAGCTATTTGATTTAATTATGTAGATGAGATTGCATGTGTGGGTTCTACAGGTGCTTTGTCCATACAATAAGACAAACAAAGCTTGACTGATGACAAACCTATTCTTCAGAAGAAATATCGGTTCCTATAACTACAGTATGCCTGGATGCAAACAACTACTAGAAGAGATTAGAAGATGAATGAAGCTGGAAAAAGCAACAAACACAATGAATAAAGACCTAGTCTACATTATTCCATAGTTAGACAAGATGTTTATGAATAGAAAAAAAGTAAGTGAGACAGTAGATGACAGAGATGGCACTCACCAAAAGGGTTTTCTTTATTCAAACACTGCGGTGCATACAGACAAGGGCAAACAGAAGTGAGAGGGCAGGGATGTCCGGACGTCACCTGCCCTTGTCTGTATGCACCGCAGTATTTGAATGAAGAAGAACCTtttggtgagtgccgtctctaTCATCTGTTGTCTTGCTGGATTACATACCTACTTTAGAATGAGCACCACTAGTGTTTGGACTTGAGATGCGGTTCGAGATACAGCTGTCTACTCATACATGGTATGAACCATGCCTAGTCGTGCATATGCCAGACATTACTGATCCTAGTCACTCAGTGAAAAGTATTTTGCTCACCTCATTTAAACTGACATCTCAAATATACTCCAGTGTATGGACGTTCTACTGTATATTTTCCAGGCTTTTATAAGACAGTAGCTGATATCTCCAGGGACAAATTGTTTCTATCAACGGTTTTCATAATTAATCCCCAGTGTTTATTTGGTAATGTATTGTAGAAAAACATGGATCAAGGAGATTTTTAAAACTGATAAAATGGTTAAAGAATGTAGAGtgttgaccaaatactttttcTATCATGGGTGCTATGAATTCCTTGAAGTGAGGGACCATGTTGTgcatttacagtggggcaaaaaattatttagtcagccaccaattgtgcaagtcaaGTTCCCCCACTTAAAACTTATGTACCAGGGTATTGTGGATATCCCTTACCCGTGTTATCTCTCTGAGTTGAGCAGGCCGATCCTGAGCCTCCGCTACCTGGAGGCTGAGTTACATATCTGCGGTAGTGTATTCACCCAAATGATCATCTGGAGTTTGGATGTGGGGTCCTGTTGGGAACATTTTTGAGAAAACAAGAAGACTGGCACAGAGCTAATTTGAAATTAACTTTGTATGGCATAAATGAAAACAACTTTAATAACATAACAAACAATAAGGTATAgtataacacaaaataaaaaaaatgcaatgtgtatATAAGTCTCACCTACCCACATACCTGCGGCCCACCCTAATTTTTGCCCTATCACCTGTTGGGTACTTATAGTTGGTGCACATATAATTAATGGGATCCATGAACATACAGAGGGGCaataaagtatttagtcagccaccaattgtgcaagttctcccacttaaaaagatgagagaggcctgtaattttcatcatacgtATACCTCAATTATAagagatataatgagaaaaaaaatccatcaaatcccaatgtctgatttttaaagaatttattttcaaattatggtggaaaataagtatttggtaccctacatacaagcaagatttctggctctcacagaccagtaacttcttctttaagagtctcctctgtcgttAATTATTTCCTTACCTATATTaatagcacctgtttgaacttgttatcagtataaaagacacctgtccacaacctcaaacagtcacactccactatggccaagaccaaagagctgttgaaagacaccagaaacaaaattacaGACATGCAACAGGCTGGGAAGACCGAGTCTACAATAGCcaaacagcttggtgtgaagaaatctactgtgggagcaattattagaaaatggaagacatacaagaccactgataatctccctcgatctggggctccatgcaagatctcaccccgtggtgtcaacatgatcacaagaacggtgatcaaaaatcccagaaccacacaggggaatTAGTGAATGAtccgcagagagctgggaccaaagtaacaaaggctaccatcagtagcaTACTACGCCACCTCAAACCATGCAGTGCCAGAAGTATCTCCCTGTAGgcgtactccagccctaagacatcttatcccctgtcgaaaggataggggatatgatgtctgatcgcgtggacCCCCGCTATCTTGCATGCAGAACCCACCGTGtcggacgtcacgatactcctgccCCGTAGTCATGACACGGCAGACTCCGAGGTTGCTGCACTtcgtgcagctcccagaggtaGGTGATGCATGCAAGATagcaggggttcccagtggcgggacccccacgatcaaatgtcttagggccggagtacccctttaaggaccacaagtttttcagtttttgcactttagttttttcctcataattttcaaaaaatcacaactctttcaattttgcacctacagactcatatgagggcgtattttttgcgccacaaattgtacTATGTaaggacatcaatcatttcaccacaaaatttacagcgaacccaggaaaaaaatatttgtgggacaaaactgaaaaaaaaaaaaaaaaactccattttgtgagtctacacagtgcacttttcggtaaaaattataccataTATTTaatactgtaggtccatacagttacaatgataccccatttatataggtttttctttatttttctacttaagtttttttttataattacatgcaccaaaatcagtatgtttaaaattgtcctcttctgacccctataattttttttatttttacgtatacggggtggtatgagggctaattttttgcaccatcatctgaaCTTTTCATCTCCACACTTGTATCCAACTCAAATCGAGAAGAATTCAAGGTGAAACAATATATGAATTGTAATACTAATCATGTAATTTACCTATTCTCCTGTATTATGTGTAGGGTACAATATGTGGGGTGTACCACGAACCCTCAGAAAATTCGGGTGAGGCAACACCTGTCAGATATTCCCCATTTCAATTCAAAAAACATATCCATGGTGTCCAGACATTGTGCTGAGCACCATGGTGGATCTTTTTCTACAATGATAGTTCAAGATATTGAGCAAGTCTCAGACGATGAGAGGAGGGAATAACAAACAGAAACTCCTGGATCGCGAAGTGTATTGGATTATCCGGTTTAAATGGGtaatccgctgctcagcatttgaaacaaactgttccgaatgttggagcaggcaccgggagctcgtgatgtcataaccctgccccctcatgacatcacgtcccgcctcctcaatgaaagtctagtggagggggcgtgatggctgtcacgccccctcccacagacttacattgagggggcggggctatgacatcacaagctcccgttgccggctccagcgttcagaacagtttgttccaaacgctgagcagcggagtacccctttaatagtacacTGTACAGTGCCTCAGTGTAATTATGGAGTTGGTTCTTTCTTTCAATTCCTGATTTCCAATTCCAATTCCAAGATTGTGGCCCGTAGGTCCAATCACCTGCCTCTTGCTGTCATCAGAttgttttctgctctggtctgcaatagAGTAGATAATGCAACAGTAGATAatgctgttcagtgttatgccctatgcatagcaatgaacagtattagcaatcaagtgattgctataaatcgccccctatggggactgtataagtgtaataaaagaagaaaaaaaagtaaaaaaaaaaagtttaaaaaaatgttaataagcccctcccccaataaaaatgttaatcccccccccccctttccctttttaaaaataaataaatgaacatatctggtattgccgcatgcataaatgtgagatctattaaaatataatgttaatgatcccgtacggtgaacaatgtaaatgtaaaaaattttaaaatgtcagAAATTGctgcatatttatttttaaacttattctttttattttacacCAAAAACAGTGAGATAATTGAAAATGCTTCAACATGGATTAAATTACACACTCAAATTGGGGACTTCTCCCTAGTACATacataaaaagaaagaaagaaaaagagtggAAAAAAGGGGAAAGAGAGGAGAAAAATAGAGGGAGCAAACGGAGGAAAAGGTAGAAAGGATGGAGTTGGAAACAAAGGAGTACAGATGTTATATTATTGATGTTTACATTTTTACCATTTGTTCTTGGATCTAGAAAATATTTATAATTACTTTGTAGCTAAAGCAGAGGATTGTTCCATATTGTAATAAAATTTAACTGCGTTCAGGAGTTATTGAATATCAGGTACTTCCGTGCTTTTCTATTTAGCCGCAATTGTTGTTTTTGCTGCTGTCAAGAGATGGATTGTAGTGATAATGTCCGATATTGGGATTTCAGATATTGGTACTTCAGCCCAAGTGGAAGAACGCAACCTCAGGGCCTCAAGGAAAAGCATACCCCACTATTTGGCACAAAATCAGATAAACTTTTTCCCAGAACGAGAAAATAAAATCACCTTCCCACCAAACATGGAGCATACTTCCAACTTCTCTACTACATCTCCAACATTTGTCGGAGCAGGTAGGGTCACTTTGTGGCAGTTTGTATGGTGTCATATACCATCTATACACAATTTTCTTAGCTGATTCCAAATGGGAAGCATTGTGTGATACTTGTGAATTTAAATTGAACGCATGGGTCCATTGTTCATCACTAAAGTTTTTCCCAAATTCTTGTTCCCATCTCCTACATGAGGCTGGTAGTTCAGTAGTAGGCAGGAGGGATTTATACACCTTTGTTATGCCCTTGCAGGTTATATTTTTGCTATTAAAAAAATACTATATACTGATTTCGGTTTTGAATATAGTAATTTTGTTGATGTTATGTAATGTCTTAACTGTAAATATCTCTAAAATTCCGATGTTGAAAGTTAGAGTTTTGGAGAAATTAACTGGAATGGGAAAATTCCCTCCTCATCTGAAACATCGGAATAAAGAAGGATACCTTGATTTTTTCAAGTAGTAAATCTAATGTTAGGGATCTGTGTCTAAAATACCTCCAGGGGCATATCTTTAAGTCCTAACGGGAGTATAGAGCTTTTAACTAACGGGAGGGACCAGATGCGAAAGGATGCTTTCATAGTAGGGCAGATGTTAGGTGGGATTCTATTTGTTAAAAGAGATGTCCATAGTTCTACAAACAGGGAGCCTGAGGATGTTAGAGAAGACTCTATTTCGACCCATGACCTAGAGTGGTCTCCTATCCACCAATTCTTCACCTGATTTAACAGTGAAGCATAGTAATAATGTTTTAAGTCGGGCAGCCAAGACCTCCTTTTTCTACTAGGAGGCATAGATATCGTAAACTCTGGCTTTTTGGTTCTTCCAGATTAACTGCATCAGAAGATGttgtaaaattgaaattgaaattgctacattttgatcacattacaTCCccgaaaaatttgataaaaagtgatcaaaaagtcacgtatacgcaaatgtggtaccaataaaaacatcatggtgcaaaaaaattacccctcatacagcccagtatacagaaaaatgagaaacctATATGGGTCAGAATAGGGCGACCTAAAccatacaaattttgtttaaaaaagttagagattttttttaattggtacaataatagtaaagcatgttaACATAACACAATAGCAGTCCCAACATTGCCAGGTTGGTGCAAGCTGAACCTGGAAATGTTTGAAAGTTCGACTAGCCATGAACCCTCGAAGTTCAGGTTAAATCCAGGTTCGGGGGCTCGGCTCGCTCAACTCTAGAATGAACATTGTGACTTTAGACATTTTAAAAGATTTTCTGTATCTTTAGAAAAAGGGATAACAAGTTGATCAATGGGGGTCAGACTGGTGGGACTCTTGGTGATCCTGAGATCACACATCATCTGAATGGAGTGGTAGCACACATCTGCTCGGCAATGTTCGGAACCCCTTAGAGAATGAATGCAGTGCTGGCCACGCATACACTTGGCACTTCATTTATTTGGAGTGCACAATTTTCCTGCTTTCTCTTGCTCGGTGGAAGTATCAGTGGCTGGACCTTCACCAATCATTTTGTTTTCCTGTGGACAAAACAGGCTTAAtacctttaaaaagtaaaaaataaaaagccttctaaaaaagaaaaatgttttattaataaagtttatttGTCATATGTCTTTGTAAGTCAAACCAATACACACATCAAATACATTATTTAATATCATATATCTGTAAAAAATAACCTGTAAAGTAAAATTACAGATTTTTATGGTTATAATCACCTAACTTCCCACCCTACCCCTTGAATAGTGtgtagcggcataggccatattcgaattcgcgatatttcacgaatatatggac from Hyla sarda isolate aHylSar1 chromosome 11, aHylSar1.hap1, whole genome shotgun sequence harbors:
- the LOC130294909 gene encoding olfactory receptor 6N1-like; the protein is MEQSSALATKFTQPFSQNIQGSRLFLNLENQTNNSDFHLQGFANLENYSIGLFFIFLFTYLLTLFGNMIIILVVRLSLNLHTPMYFFITNLSLLEIWYISTTIPKLLAILVTNDKTISFHWCFVQLYMFHGLGMTECGLLAVMSLDRYMAICHPLRYTSIMSDKVCRHLAVLCWTYGFTAATLPLSFTIRVPFCGLRYIDHYFCDLAPLLNLACVDTSLNTKINGLVIGFATMFNFIFIIIMYINIIYSIVRMRTNKGRIRAFSTCSSHITVVVLIYVTAFTVYAGPKSWNSADKDKMFSLVYTTFTPLMNPIIYSLRNKEVKIAIKRIFTLIYKNIELVMRFRPGK